A stretch of DNA from Basfia succiniciproducens:
CCGATAGATAATTCTTTTAAAGGGGTATTCGGCGAAATATTGAGATCCAGTTTATCCAGGTATTGTTGTGTTCTCTCAATTAATTCCGCTTTATCTACAATGCCGAAAGAATGGGGTAACTGACCTAAGCATAAATTCTCCGCAACGGTCATTTCCGGCACAATATTTAATTCCTGGTAAATAATGGCGACGCCGGCTAATAAGGCTTCTTTAGTATTACGGAAAACCAGTTGGCGACCGCCGATACTTAATTTGCCCTCGCTAGGCAGATAGTTGCCGCTTAAAATTTTTAACAAGGTGGACTTGCCCGCACCATTCTCACCCATTAACGCATGAACTTTGCCCTCATAGCATTTAAAGGAAATATTTTGCAATGCTTTAACGCCGGGAAAGCTTTTGCTCACATTATCAAATTCTAAATATGGAACTTGCATCTCGTCCTCCTTATTAGGGTCTGTTTATGGGCAATAAACAGACCTTGATTTCAAATATTAAAGGCCTTTCTTGGAGAGTTCTTCTTTAAAATTGTCACGTTTTAAGAACACAACGTCCTGAACGGCAATATATTTTTCTGGTTCCACGCCTTCTCTGATCCATTTGGTAAGAAGTTCTACGCTGCGATAGCCGTGAATATCCGGGCTTGGTAATAATGAACCTAAGAATCCGGTGGCTCTTGGTTTTGAAAGTTCATTAACCGCATCCACACCATTGATACCGATAGCCACGACATTTTCCGGTTTAAAGCCTTGTCCTTCGGTTGCGCGTACACCGCCTAATACGGTATTATCGTTCATACCCACGATAAGCCAGTTTTTCACTTCCGGATGTTGCACTAACATAGAGTTGGCTGCGTCAAGAGCGCCCGGGATGTCGTTACTTTTAGTCGGTGATTTATAAATTTTTTCTTTTGGGAAACCCGCTTTGATTAATGCCTCAATAGAACCTTCGGTACGGCGACGGGCGGTATCCAGTTCATCGGCGGTAATGGCTAAAACCGCGGTATCTTTCACATCCCATTTCCGGTTTTGCATTTCTTTGTAAAGTTCTTCGCCCTGGCGTTGGCCGATTTCACTTGCCGCCATCATAATTAACGGCACATTGGTCATCGGTTCGCCGGCGGCATTTAAGAACTGGTCATCCACCGCGATAACCTTTAAGTCATAAGCACGGGCTTTCGCCATAATGGCAGGACCTAATTTCGGGTCCGGAGTACAAATAACAAAACCTTTCGCCCCGTTAGCAGCTAAATTATCAATAGCATTTAAGGTTTTTTCACCATCGGGAATGGCTATTTTGATTATTTGAACGTTACCTAACGCCTGCGCGGCTTTGTCGGCAAACGCCCATTCCGTTTGGAACCAAGGCTCTTCAGGCTGTTTGACCAAAAAGCCCAATTTAATAGGTTCGGCCGAGCTGGAATATACAGGATTAGAATTCAATCCGGTTACCGCCAGAATAGATACTGCAACTAGAGATTTAAGAAATGTTCTTTTGCTTAATTTCATAGTTCTGTCCTTCTATATATTATTTTCATATTTATCAATGAAATAGACACATTGATAGTCACGCCTTCTAGGTAGCATTCAGATATTAGATAGTTTGTCAACTAAAAACATCGATCTAGATCACATTACAGATTCATGACCTAATAATCCATATATTCAGCTAATTTCCCCTAGTTTAAAACAGGCAAAAAAATCCCTAGTGTTCAGGCTAGGGATTTTCTCATAAGAGATGTTTATTTACTTAAATCAATTTGATAAACGGCAAAACCGATTTCATCTTTACCGACCAATTGCATTGGATATTGCGCATTTTGTTTGATAAATGCAGCGGCTTTTTCCGTAGGTGAGGTTTCAAAACGGATATCTAATTTCACCTTACTTTGAATCGGAGCAATACGCCAATTTTTATCGGCGGTCGGTGTGACCTCGCCTTTAGATTTGCTTTCCGCCGAAATATAATTGGCTAAAATCTGGCGGTTTTCATCAGGTGAGGCGAAGACAATATGGGCATCTCCGGTACCGGGGAATTTGTTGCCGTAGGCGCGATAATTGTTAGTGGCGATTAAAAATTCCGCTTTCGGATCAACAGGTTTGCCGTTAAAGGTGAGATTTACCACCCGATTAGCATTTTTATTGATGAGTTTACATTCGCCGTCGTAACGGGCGGGTTGAGTAATATCGAACTGGTAACTTACGCCGTCGATAACATCGTAGTTATAAGTGCGGAAACCTTCCCAGTCCAATAAAAATTGCGGTTTGTCGCTGTTTATATCAATTTGCTTGAACATTCCGGCACTGCATTCCAGCCATTCTTTCAATTCCGCACCGCTAACTTTCACCACCACCAGCGTATTCGGATAAAGATATAAATCGGAGGCGTTACGGAAGGTTAACCGCCCTTTATCCACCTCGGTGAAACCGGTAGGATCATTTTTGCGCCCGCCCGCCTTAAATGGCGCACCCGCACTTAAAACCGGTAAACCGGCTAATTCAGGTAGGTTTTTCACCACGTTTTCGGTATAAGCTTTTTGTGCCTGATTAACGATTTGAATTGTCGGATCATCTTGTACTAAGGCAAGGTAGCTGTACATATTATCGTTGGCTTGACCGATAGGTTGCGCTACAAATTTACGTGTCGCTTCATGCACCGGCTGTAAAAGTGCGGTAATTTTTTCATGATTTTCTACGGTAGCTTTTTTGGCGGTCACATCATAAATCGGGCGAAGCGCGGCAGAACCGTCTACCACCATCCATTTACCATTTTTTTCCACCAAGGCTAAATCAATAACACTGATATTATTCGCCCAGTAACCCGCCATACTTTCAGGCACGTTTTTCACCGTGCCTTTGGCAATATCCGTATTAGCCGATTTCTCAAATTCTTTATTCGGGAATAAGCGGTGCGAATGCCCGAAAATCACCGCATCAATCCCTTTTACATCGGCTAAATGGAAGGCGGCATTTTCCATGCCTTCATGGTAGGGTTCATCGGAAGGTCCTGTATGGGCGAGAGCGATAACAATATCCGCGCCTTTTCCCTTCAACATCGGTACGTATTTTTGTGCGGTTTTTATAATGTCGCGGCTTTCCGCTTTGCCGGCAAGATTCGCTTTATCCCAAACCGTAACTTGCGGCGGCGTGAAACCGATATAGGCGATTTTTATTTTTTGTTTGTTGCTGGCTTGGTCCAGGATATCTTTTTCCTGAATAACATAAGGCCGGAACATCGGCTCATTGGTACCTATTTTCACCACATTGGCGTTGATAATCGGATAATCCGCTTGTTTAATCACTTCATTGAGATAATCCAAACCATAATTAAACTCATGATTTCCTAAGGTACCCATATCGTATTTCATGGCATTGTAAACCTGAATTGCCGGATGAGGTTTACCTTGTTTTGCCCCGATCGCCGCCTGATAATCAGCAATAGGATTGCCTTGAATTAAATCGCCGTTATCTACCAATATCGAATTGCTGACTTCCTTGCGAGCTTGTTCTATCAAGGAGGCGGCACGTGTGAATCCGAATTTTTCTGTGGGTGCATCTTTATAATAATCGAAGTCTGTTAAAAAACTATGCACGTCCGTGGTTGCAATAATG
This window harbors:
- a CDS encoding arabinose ABC transporter substrate-binding protein, whose protein sequence is MKLSKRTFLKSLVAVSILAVTGLNSNPVYSSSAEPIKLGFLVKQPEEPWFQTEWAFADKAAQALGNVQIIKIAIPDGEKTLNAIDNLAANGAKGFVICTPDPKLGPAIMAKARAYDLKVIAVDDQFLNAAGEPMTNVPLIMMAASEIGQRQGEELYKEMQNRKWDVKDTAVLAITADELDTARRRTEGSIEALIKAGFPKEKIYKSPTKSNDIPGALDAANSMLVQHPEVKNWLIVGMNDNTVLGGVRATEGQGFKPENVVAIGINGVDAVNELSKPRATGFLGSLLPSPDIHGYRSVELLTKWIREGVEPEKYIAVQDVVFLKRDNFKEELSKKGL
- the cpdB gene encoding 2',3'-cyclic-nucleotide 2'-phosphodiesterase produces the protein MERRRFIQLGASAMLVLGTSRYVWALGDNKAQLRIIATTDVHSFLTDFDYYKDAPTEKFGFTRAASLIEQARKEVSNSILVDNGDLIQGNPIADYQAAIGAKQGKPHPAIQVYNAMKYDMGTLGNHEFNYGLDYLNEVIKQADYPIINANVVKIGTNEPMFRPYVIQEKDILDQASNKQKIKIAYIGFTPPQVTVWDKANLAGKAESRDIIKTAQKYVPMLKGKGADIVIALAHTGPSDEPYHEGMENAAFHLADVKGIDAVIFGHSHRLFPNKEFEKSANTDIAKGTVKNVPESMAGYWANNISVIDLALVEKNGKWMVVDGSAALRPIYDVTAKKATVENHEKITALLQPVHEATRKFVAQPIGQANDNMYSYLALVQDDPTIQIVNQAQKAYTENVVKNLPELAGLPVLSAGAPFKAGGRKNDPTGFTEVDKGRLTFRNASDLYLYPNTLVVVKVSGAELKEWLECSAGMFKQIDINSDKPQFLLDWEGFRTYNYDVIDGVSYQFDITQPARYDGECKLINKNANRVVNLTFNGKPVDPKAEFLIATNNYRAYGNKFPGTGDAHIVFASPDENRQILANYISAESKSKGEVTPTADKNWRIAPIQSKVKLDIRFETSPTEKAAAFIKQNAQYPMQLVGKDEIGFAVYQIDLSK